A single Phytohabitans houttuyneae DNA region contains:
- a CDS encoding primary-amine oxidase, with translation MTAALATVRADEFERCRKVLFAAGLATSDTHFSYVGLLEPDKRLLATGQAPRQLRALLIDMRTGESHDVVVDPAADRVVSQRRIDPDRDGAVPVVVREFGYVEEVVHRDERWLAAMRRRGLTDLSQLRVNPLSAGVLAEGERGRRIQRCFTFVQRTPEDLGWAHPVDGVVAMVDVVTGEVLDVVDHVDLPVPAEDGNFHLYDGPRRAGLRPIEITQPEGPSFDIDADQVLTWAGWSLQIGFDQREGLVLHDIGITDGDRVRPIVHRASIAEMVVPYGDPSPQRWFQNFFDCGEYLLGGYANSLELGCDCVGEITYLDAVVAGNDGHARTIPQAICVHEEDYGILWKHTDNWNGSSDSRRQRRLVVSFFVTVGNYDYGFYWYFYLDGTIEFEVKATGVVFTSAYPGPGYAYATEIAPGLGAPHHQHLFSARLDMAVDGPVNAVDEIDAVLVPRGPANPTGTGFTPVVTRLRTESQAQRLADNGKGRIWFISNPTVHNRLGQPVGYTLHPQGQPVLLADAESDIHRRATFATKHLWVTAYDPAELYPAGDLVNMHPGGAGLPAWTAADRDIDGADIVVWHTFGLTHFPRPEDWPVMPVDTTGFTLKPYGFFGRNPTLDVPPSAAAHCHSHHH, from the coding sequence GTGACAGCTGCCCTAGCCACGGTCCGCGCCGACGAGTTCGAGCGGTGCCGGAAGGTCCTGTTCGCGGCCGGACTGGCCACTTCGGACACCCACTTCTCGTACGTCGGCCTGCTGGAGCCGGACAAGCGACTGCTCGCCACCGGGCAGGCGCCCCGGCAGCTGCGCGCCCTGCTCATCGACATGCGCACCGGCGAGTCGCACGACGTGGTGGTCGACCCGGCAGCTGACCGTGTGGTCAGTCAGCGGCGGATCGACCCGGACCGCGACGGCGCGGTACCGGTCGTCGTGCGCGAGTTCGGGTACGTCGAAGAGGTCGTGCACCGCGACGAGCGCTGGCTGGCGGCGATGCGCCGGCGCGGCCTCACCGACCTGTCCCAGCTGCGGGTCAACCCGCTCTCGGCCGGCGTGCTCGCGGAAGGCGAGCGCGGGCGCCGGATCCAGCGCTGCTTCACCTTCGTCCAGCGCACGCCCGAGGACCTCGGCTGGGCCCACCCGGTCGACGGTGTCGTCGCGATGGTCGACGTGGTCACCGGCGAGGTGCTCGACGTCGTCGACCACGTCGACCTGCCGGTACCGGCCGAGGACGGCAACTTCCACCTGTACGACGGCCCGCGCCGGGCCGGGCTGCGGCCGATCGAGATCACCCAACCCGAGGGCCCGAGCTTTGACATCGACGCCGACCAGGTGCTCACCTGGGCCGGCTGGAGCCTGCAGATCGGTTTCGACCAGCGCGAGGGCCTCGTGCTGCACGACATCGGCATCACCGACGGCGACCGGGTACGCCCGATCGTCCACCGCGCGTCGATCGCCGAGATGGTCGTGCCGTACGGCGACCCGAGCCCGCAACGGTGGTTCCAGAACTTCTTCGACTGCGGCGAGTACCTGCTCGGCGGGTACGCCAACTCCCTCGAGCTCGGCTGCGACTGCGTCGGGGAGATCACCTACCTGGACGCGGTGGTCGCCGGCAATGACGGCCACGCGCGCACCATCCCGCAGGCGATCTGCGTGCACGAGGAGGACTACGGCATCCTCTGGAAGCACACCGACAACTGGAACGGCTCGTCCGACTCGCGCCGCCAGCGCCGCCTCGTGGTGTCGTTCTTCGTCACCGTCGGCAACTACGACTACGGCTTCTACTGGTACTTCTACCTCGACGGCACGATCGAGTTCGAGGTGAAGGCGACCGGAGTGGTCTTCACCTCCGCCTATCCAGGCCCCGGCTACGCGTACGCCACCGAGATCGCGCCCGGGCTCGGCGCGCCACACCACCAGCACCTGTTCAGCGCGCGGCTGGACATGGCGGTCGACGGGCCGGTCAACGCGGTCGACGAGATCGACGCGGTGCTGGTGCCGCGCGGCCCGGCCAACCCGACCGGCACCGGCTTCACCCCGGTGGTGACCCGGCTGCGCACCGAGTCGCAGGCGCAGCGGCTGGCCGACAACGGCAAGGGCAGGATCTGGTTCATCTCCAACCCCACCGTCCACAACAGACTCGGCCAGCCGGTTGGCTACACCCTCCACCCGCAAGGGCAACCGGTGCTGCTCGCCGACGCCGAGTCGGACATCCACCGGCGGGCCACCTTCGCCACGAAGCACCTGTGGGTCACCGCGTACGACCCGGCCGAGCTCTATCCCGCCGGTGACCTTGTCAACATGCACCCCGGCGGGGCTGGGCTGCCCGCCTGGACGGCCGCCGACCGCGACATCGACGGCGCGGACATCGTCGTGTGGCACACGTTCGGCCTCACCCACTTTCCACGGCCGGAGGACTGGCCGGTGATGCCGGTCGACACCACCGGGTTCACGCTCAAGCCGTACGGCTTCTTCGGCCGCAACCCCACCCTCGACGTGCCGCCTTCGGCGGCCGCCCACTGCCACAGCCACCACCACTAG
- the aldh gene encoding aldehyde dehydrogenase AldH: MPIATVNPATGQTLKTFEAHTAEQVERILARAHATNGALAATTFAQRGAWMRRAADLLDAEAAELAALIATEMGKTLPTAAYEVAKSARGMRHYAEHAEAYLADERPVPPAEVGASDARVVYQPLGTILAVMPWNYPFWQVIRFAAPALMAGNTALLKHASSVPQCALYLGELFTRAGFPAGAFQTLLLEAARTTRLLDDPRVRAVTLTGSVGAGAAVAEAAGRNIKKSVLELGGTDVFIVLPSADVAKAAEAGVASRTQNSGQSCIAAKRFYVHEAVYAEFEERFVAGMAAQKAGDPFAADTSFGPLATEQGRADAHALVEDARSKGATVRTGGAVPDGPGWFYPATVLTGVTPRMRIYREECFGPVACLYPVRDLAEAVERANDSPFGLSSSVWTSDPDEITALAARIEAGAVFVNGNTASFPQLPFGGIKDSGYGRELSGFGIREFVNVKTVWVS; the protein is encoded by the coding sequence ATGCCCATCGCGACCGTCAACCCGGCGACCGGACAGACCCTCAAGACGTTCGAGGCGCACACCGCGGAGCAGGTCGAGCGGATCCTCGCCCGCGCGCACGCCACGAACGGCGCGCTCGCGGCCACCACGTTCGCCCAGCGCGGCGCGTGGATGCGGCGCGCCGCGGACCTCCTCGACGCCGAGGCGGCCGAGCTCGCCGCGCTCATCGCCACCGAGATGGGCAAGACGCTGCCGACCGCCGCGTACGAGGTGGCGAAGTCGGCCCGGGGCATGCGCCACTACGCCGAGCACGCCGAGGCGTACCTCGCCGACGAGCGGCCGGTGCCGCCCGCCGAGGTCGGCGCCTCGGACGCCCGCGTGGTGTACCAGCCGCTTGGCACGATCCTCGCCGTCATGCCGTGGAACTACCCGTTCTGGCAGGTCATCCGCTTCGCCGCGCCGGCCCTGATGGCCGGCAACACGGCGCTGCTCAAGCACGCGTCGAGCGTGCCGCAGTGCGCGCTCTATCTTGGCGAGCTGTTCACCCGCGCCGGCTTCCCCGCCGGCGCCTTCCAGACGCTTCTGCTGGAGGCCGCCCGTACGACGAGGCTCCTCGACGACCCGCGGGTGCGGGCGGTCACGCTCACCGGCTCGGTCGGCGCGGGCGCGGCGGTCGCGGAGGCGGCCGGCCGCAACATCAAGAAGAGCGTGCTGGAGCTCGGCGGCACCGACGTGTTCATCGTCCTGCCGTCCGCCGACGTCGCCAAGGCGGCCGAGGCGGGCGTCGCCTCCCGCACCCAGAACAGTGGGCAGAGCTGCATCGCCGCCAAGCGCTTCTACGTGCACGAGGCGGTGTACGCGGAGTTCGAGGAGCGGTTCGTCGCCGGTATGGCCGCGCAGAAGGCCGGCGACCCGTTCGCCGCGGACACGTCGTTCGGGCCGCTCGCCACCGAGCAGGGCCGCGCCGACGCGCACGCGCTCGTCGAGGACGCCCGGTCCAAGGGGGCGACCGTGCGTACCGGTGGTGCCGTCCCGGACGGGCCGGGCTGGTTCTACCCGGCGACCGTCCTGACCGGAGTGACGCCGCGGATGCGCATCTACCGCGAGGAGTGCTTCGGCCCCGTGGCCTGCCTCTATCCGGTGCGCGACCTCGCCGAGGCGGTCGAGCGGGCCAACGACTCGCCGTTCGGGCTCAGCTCCAGCGTCTGGACCAGCGACCCCGACGAGATCACCGCGCTCGCCGCGAGGATCGAGGCGGGCGCGGTGTTCGTCAACGGCAACACCGCGTCGTTCCCCCAGCTGCCGTTCGGCGGGATCAAGGACTCCGGGTACGGGCGGGAGCTGTCCGGATTCGGCATCCGCGAGTTCGTCAACGTCAAGACGGTGTGGGTCAGCTGA
- a CDS encoding Gfo/Idh/MocA family protein, producing the protein MTHWEDDVIGVGLLGSGFIAETYADALRDVRDAELVASYSRGEQRAAAFAARWPSVRTWYTSVEELCADPAVDLVVIALPNEVHLDAVRHVAAAGKGVVCTKPLARTGAEAAEILRVVTEAGVWHGYAESSVFSPNVAKAHEMVAAGGIGDVVWMRAREGHSGPHAPHFWDAEAAGGGALLDMGCHTVESARWFFGKDNPVTEVFAWGATLVHGDKTKGEDSAIALLKFAGGQLATIESSWVEKGGMQLRHEIVGSAGRLVTDTASTPVWGFVGNPVSGLVEKADADTGWVYPVPEETRAYGFSQEMRHFVEAFSRGEPPVETFHDGWVVNCVIDACYRSMASGVWEPVNTTGR; encoded by the coding sequence ATGACCCATTGGGAGGATGACGTGATCGGAGTCGGCCTGCTCGGCTCGGGCTTCATCGCGGAGACGTACGCCGACGCGCTGCGCGACGTCCGCGATGCCGAACTGGTGGCCTCGTACTCGCGCGGTGAGCAGCGGGCCGCCGCCTTCGCCGCCCGCTGGCCCTCGGTCCGCACCTGGTACACCTCGGTGGAGGAGCTGTGCGCGGACCCGGCGGTGGACCTCGTGGTGATCGCCCTGCCCAACGAGGTGCACCTCGACGCGGTGCGGCACGTCGCCGCGGCCGGCAAGGGTGTCGTGTGCACCAAGCCGCTGGCCCGGACCGGCGCCGAGGCGGCAGAGATCCTGCGGGTCGTCACGGAGGCGGGCGTCTGGCACGGGTACGCCGAAAGCTCGGTGTTCTCGCCGAACGTGGCCAAGGCGCACGAGATGGTCGCGGCCGGCGGCATCGGCGACGTGGTCTGGATGCGCGCCCGCGAGGGGCACTCCGGGCCGCACGCCCCGCATTTCTGGGACGCCGAGGCGGCCGGCGGGGGCGCCCTGCTCGACATGGGCTGCCACACCGTGGAGTCGGCCCGCTGGTTCTTCGGCAAGGACAACCCGGTCACCGAGGTCTTCGCCTGGGGTGCCACGCTCGTGCACGGCGACAAGACCAAGGGCGAGGACTCGGCGATCGCGCTGCTGAAGTTCGCCGGCGGCCAGCTCGCGACCATCGAGTCGTCCTGGGTGGAGAAGGGTGGCATGCAGCTGCGCCACGAGATCGTCGGTAGCGCCGGCCGGCTGGTCACGGACACCGCGTCCACGCCGGTCTGGGGCTTCGTCGGCAACCCGGTCAGCGGCCTCGTGGAGAAGGCGGACGCGGACACCGGCTGGGTGTACCCGGTCCCCGAGGAGACCCGGGCGTACGGCTTCTCGCAGGAGATGCGGCACTTCGTGGAGGCGTTCTCGCGGGGCGAGCCGCCGGTCGAGACGTTCCACGACGGCTGGGTGGTCAACTGCGTCATCGACGCCTGCTACCGGTCCATGGCATCGGGCGTATGGGAACCTGTCAACACGACGGGGCGATAG
- a CDS encoding SIS domain-containing protein: MHDYITFAEARAGQARALEDAIGTLTTAVRAQRDAGGLRGPGPVFVGIGASLAAACAPVWTLRLRGVHAWRLGAGDHPLPYPASPHPVVGVSQSGRSAETLAVLGSVEPRRRYAVVNAHPSPISAAVAHRLELGNIPDSYASTIGYTATVAALGMLAEVWDGGEVDPGWARLPELFRWTEKVVGERAASLAESFRDARSADFVGAGPSVGSAEAGALLLREVARVPSAAMSTRQYLHGAMESAGDGVHVLFGDDREVALAHTLAGAGHRVVLVSAADVPEQRGIRAVKLPAVPPNQRAVLEALVMQVLAAAVAGVRGVDVEEFVFHNNDIKVEA, from the coding sequence ATGCACGACTACATCACGTTCGCGGAGGCGAGGGCGGGCCAGGCACGGGCGCTCGAGGACGCGATCGGCACGCTGACCACGGCCGTACGCGCCCAGCGGGACGCCGGCGGACTGCGCGGGCCGGGCCCGGTCTTCGTCGGCATCGGCGCGAGCCTGGCGGCGGCCTGCGCTCCGGTGTGGACACTGCGCCTGCGGGGCGTGCACGCGTGGCGGCTCGGGGCCGGTGACCACCCGCTGCCCTACCCGGCTTCGCCGCATCCAGTGGTCGGCGTGTCGCAGAGCGGCCGCAGCGCCGAGACGCTCGCGGTGCTCGGCTCGGTCGAGCCGCGGCGCCGGTACGCGGTCGTCAACGCCCACCCCTCGCCGATCTCCGCCGCCGTCGCGCACCGCCTGGAGCTGGGCAACATTCCGGACAGCTACGCCTCCACCATCGGGTACACGGCCACGGTCGCCGCCCTCGGCATGCTCGCCGAGGTGTGGGACGGTGGTGAGGTCGACCCCGGCTGGGCCCGGCTGCCGGAGCTGTTCCGGTGGACCGAGAAGGTGGTGGGGGAGCGGGCCGCCTCGCTCGCCGAGAGCTTCCGCGACGCCCGCTCGGCCGACTTCGTGGGCGCCGGCCCCTCGGTCGGCTCCGCGGAGGCGGGCGCGCTGCTGCTGCGCGAGGTCGCGCGGGTGCCGTCCGCCGCGATGAGCACCCGGCAGTACCTGCACGGCGCGATGGAGTCGGCCGGAGACGGCGTTCACGTGCTCTTCGGCGACGACCGCGAGGTCGCGCTGGCGCACACGCTCGCCGGCGCCGGCCACCGCGTGGTACTCGTCTCCGCGGCCGACGTGCCGGAGCAGCGCGGCATTCGCGCGGTCAAGCTGCCGGCCGTGCCGCCCAACCAGCGGGCGGTGCTGGAGGCGCTGGTCATGCAGGTGCTCGCCGCCGCCGTCGCCGGGGTGCGCGGCGTCGACGTCGAGGAGTTCGTGTTTCACAACAACGACATCAAGGTCGAGGCGTGA
- a CDS encoding RICIN domain-containing protein, giving the protein MAALAALGSVVVISSPATAATRQFRGMNWAVLGDNFSTGPLVLHGLSQSDSNATVQAKANALYDDMATTMGVNTVRLPVNTHTVGTTWWNAYRGAIDAAIARGFKVILAYWEDGAASGGRITNLAAWNTMWSTVTNAYGSNTNVYFEPMNEPHGYSSAEWRDVAANWLSYHYSAVPGRVLIGGTGFSQDLRDVCNDSRFSGTLFSFHHYAFFYGAMTYDAFRSHIQTRLGNCASRAVATEFGAPMDNGLNYGDANSTDNFVRHIRAMAQVMRDNQMGGTYWPALGGKPGNIGYDWYSMFALSGSGTNLNLTIRNTSGADRIRYAWGDTVGGGTTPPPATFYRVNARHSGKAMDVQSPNTDNGSRVGQYTYNGNAWQQWQFQDAGSGYWRLISRHSGKCLDVVSASTADGADLIQYTCGSGTNQQFQMVANGSYFQLRARHSGKCVDVPSASTADGVVLKQYPCNTGTNQQWSRTAV; this is encoded by the coding sequence GTGGCCGCGCTGGCAGCACTCGGTAGCGTCGTGGTCATCTCGTCGCCGGCCACCGCTGCCACCCGCCAGTTTCGAGGGATGAACTGGGCCGTACTGGGCGACAACTTCAGCACCGGCCCGCTCGTCCTACACGGCCTGAGCCAGTCCGACAGCAACGCGACGGTGCAGGCCAAGGCGAACGCCCTCTACGACGACATGGCCACCACGATGGGGGTCAACACCGTCCGGCTGCCGGTCAACACCCACACGGTGGGTACGACATGGTGGAACGCCTACCGGGGCGCCATCGACGCGGCGATCGCCCGTGGGTTCAAGGTCATCCTCGCCTACTGGGAGGACGGTGCCGCCTCCGGCGGCCGGATCACCAACCTCGCGGCGTGGAACACGATGTGGTCCACGGTGACCAACGCCTACGGCTCGAACACCAACGTGTACTTCGAGCCGATGAACGAGCCGCACGGGTACAGCTCGGCGGAGTGGCGCGACGTCGCCGCCAACTGGCTCAGCTACCACTACTCCGCGGTGCCGGGCCGGGTGCTCATCGGCGGTACCGGCTTCAGTCAGGACCTGCGGGACGTCTGCAACGACAGCCGCTTCAGTGGAACGCTGTTCTCCTTCCACCACTACGCGTTCTTCTACGGCGCGATGACGTACGACGCGTTCCGCAGCCACATCCAGACCCGCCTGGGCAACTGCGCCTCCCGCGCGGTTGCCACCGAGTTCGGCGCGCCGATGGACAACGGCCTCAACTACGGCGACGCGAACAGCACCGACAACTTCGTGCGCCACATCCGGGCCATGGCCCAGGTCATGCGCGACAACCAGATGGGCGGCACCTACTGGCCGGCCCTCGGCGGCAAGCCCGGCAACATCGGCTACGACTGGTACTCGATGTTCGCCCTCAGCGGCAGCGGCACCAACCTCAACCTGACCATCCGCAACACCTCCGGCGCCGACCGCATCCGCTACGCCTGGGGCGACACCGTCGGCGGCGGCACCACGCCACCGCCCGCCACGTTCTACCGGGTCAACGCGCGTCACAGCGGCAAGGCCATGGACGTCCAGTCACCCAACACGGACAACGGCTCGCGCGTCGGCCAGTACACGTACAACGGCAACGCGTGGCAGCAGTGGCAGTTCCAGGACGCCGGTAGCGGCTACTGGCGCCTCATCAGCCGGCACAGCGGAAAGTGCCTCGACGTGGTGAGCGCCTCCACCGCCGACGGTGCCGACCTCATCCAGTACACCTGTGGAAGCGGCACCAACCAGCAGTTCCAGATGGTCGCCAACGGCAGCTACTTCCAGCTGCGGGCGCGGCACAGCGGCAAGTGCGTGGACGTGCCGTCGGCGTCGACCGCGGACGGCGTGGTCCTCAAGCAGTATCCGTGCAACACGGGCACGAACCAGCAGTGGTCGCGCACGGCCGTCTGA
- a CDS encoding GntR family transcriptional regulator — protein MSDEMSSSASIRPDNPEPMWLQAVNLIKAEIASGALEPGMRLPPERELCQQLAISRVTLRKALSQLVEQGVLRSSHGRGWYVAGTAAPPAKDWPNSLESFTETARRMGLSATSRILRAEVLPANLDEAERLVVAPGSPLFHLERVRLLDGVPIAVDVSKVPAQLAPHLTEKDFTTGSLYEELVEAGLDLRRADTTIQATGADPHIAKNLDIDVDKPILVMDQVVVDSNERPLFTSTIRYSGERYRLRTFFARGGA, from the coding sequence GTGAGCGACGAGATGTCGTCCTCGGCCTCGATCAGGCCCGACAACCCGGAGCCCATGTGGCTCCAGGCGGTCAACCTGATCAAGGCGGAGATCGCCAGCGGTGCACTGGAGCCCGGGATGCGGCTGCCCCCGGAGCGCGAGCTCTGCCAGCAGCTCGCGATCAGCCGGGTCACCCTCCGCAAGGCCCTGTCCCAGCTGGTCGAGCAGGGCGTGCTCCGCTCCAGCCACGGCCGAGGGTGGTACGTGGCGGGCACCGCCGCGCCGCCGGCCAAGGACTGGCCGAACAGCCTGGAGTCGTTCACCGAGACCGCCCGGCGGATGGGGCTGAGCGCGACCTCGCGGATCCTGCGCGCCGAGGTGCTGCCGGCCAACCTCGACGAGGCCGAGCGGCTGGTGGTCGCGCCCGGCAGCCCGCTCTTCCACCTCGAGCGGGTGCGGCTGCTGGACGGCGTGCCGATCGCGGTCGACGTCAGCAAGGTGCCCGCGCAGCTCGCGCCCCACCTGACCGAGAAGGACTTCACCACCGGCTCGCTCTACGAGGAGCTCGTCGAGGCCGGCCTCGACCTGCGCCGCGCCGACACGACGATCCAGGCCACCGGTGCCGACCCGCACATCGCCAAAAACCTCGACATCGACGTCGACAAGCCGATCCTCGTGATGGACCAGGTCGTCGTCGACAGCAACGAGCGACCCCTGTTCACCTCGACGATCCGGTACAGCGGCGAGCGCTACCGCCTGCGCACGTTCTTCGCCCGCGGCGGCGCCTGA
- a CDS encoding N-acetylglucosamine kinase — translation MSAAIAGIDAGGTKTTILVEALDGRRVATVDIPSTGWNAEPVEAGAGWIDAALRRATPPGCEVVALGVGAQGLDSTALAHAFTAALAARGHRAVAVNDAALLVPAAGLDDGIGVISGTGAIGVGRDASGQWLFTGGWGAVIGDEGGAAGLVREATRLALGAHDDGEPDDGLLSALCDAFGAGTAERLARAVNDEPTTDNWGPRAPAVFAAADRGSALAARAVQDAADHLSTLVDQLVRRGAAGGDVVAAGGVVTHQPRLYEAFASRVAARHPDLTVHLLTGPPAAGALALARRLVTP, via the coding sequence GTGAGCGCCGCTATCGCCGGGATCGACGCGGGCGGCACCAAGACCACGATCCTTGTCGAGGCGCTCGACGGCCGCCGGGTGGCCACAGTGGACATACCGTCGACGGGCTGGAACGCCGAGCCGGTCGAGGCCGGCGCCGGCTGGATCGACGCCGCCCTGCGCCGCGCCACACCGCCCGGGTGCGAGGTGGTGGCGCTCGGGGTCGGTGCGCAGGGGCTCGACTCGACAGCCCTGGCGCACGCCTTCACCGCGGCGCTCGCTGCCCGCGGCCACCGCGCGGTCGCGGTCAATGACGCCGCCCTTCTGGTACCGGCGGCCGGGCTCGACGACGGCATCGGCGTGATCTCCGGTACCGGCGCGATCGGCGTGGGCCGCGACGCGTCCGGCCAGTGGCTCTTTACCGGCGGGTGGGGCGCGGTCATCGGCGACGAGGGTGGCGCGGCCGGCCTGGTCCGCGAGGCCACCCGCCTGGCGCTGGGCGCCCACGACGACGGCGAGCCGGACGACGGGCTGCTCTCCGCGCTGTGCGACGCGTTCGGGGCCGGCACCGCCGAGCGGCTCGCCCGCGCCGTCAACGACGAACCCACGACCGACAACTGGGGGCCGCGCGCCCCGGCGGTCTTCGCCGCCGCCGACCGCGGCTCGGCGCTGGCCGCCCGCGCGGTCCAGGATGCCGCCGACCATCTGTCCACACTGGTCGACCAGCTCGTGCGCCGGGGCGCGGCCGGCGGTGACGTGGTCGCCGCCGGCGGCGTGGTCACCCACCAGCCCCGGCTGTACGAGGCGTTCGCCAGCCGGGTCGCCGCGCGCCACCCCGACCTCACCGTCCACCTTCTCACCGGACCACCCGCGGCCGGCGCGCTGGCACTGGCCCGCCGGCTGGTCACACCCTGA
- a CDS encoding polyprenyl synthetase family protein, with amino-acid sequence MTENLVATPPAAGTINIPGLVDEVLADFLATSTATLAAWDSALCWLADAARDAVLGGGKRLRPTFAYWGWRGVAGPAAPVDTVLPALAALEFLHAFALVHDDVMDASATRRGRPTTHRAFANLHTGQGWRGEADRFGDGAAILVGDLCLVWADQLIAASALPGHRLAAARACYDRMRLEAIAGQFLDLLGGAQPAWTVERSLLTIRLKTASYTTVRPLHYGAALAGAPPGDSLHRAYTGYGLAVGEAFQLRDDLLGLTGDPAETGKPVGDDSAGHKATVVSQLARSLAEGPDGDPTPSQTAAAVRRSGAVDRVEEMIAERVAAALAALDQTPIHPDARAALTDLAKIAAWRSA; translated from the coding sequence ATGACGGAGAATCTCGTGGCCACTCCCCCAGCGGCGGGGACGATCAACATCCCAGGCCTGGTCGACGAGGTCCTGGCCGACTTCCTGGCCACCTCGACGGCCACCTTGGCCGCGTGGGATTCAGCGCTGTGCTGGCTGGCGGACGCCGCCCGCGACGCGGTGCTGGGCGGAGGCAAGCGTCTTCGTCCCACGTTCGCCTACTGGGGCTGGCGCGGCGTGGCCGGGCCGGCGGCGCCGGTCGACACCGTGCTGCCCGCCCTGGCGGCGCTGGAGTTTCTGCACGCGTTCGCGCTCGTGCACGACGACGTGATGGACGCGTCGGCGACCCGGCGCGGCCGGCCCACCACCCACCGGGCGTTCGCCAACCTGCACACCGGCCAGGGATGGCGCGGCGAGGCGGACCGGTTCGGGGACGGCGCGGCGATCCTGGTCGGCGACCTGTGCCTGGTCTGGGCCGACCAGCTGATCGCCGCCAGCGCCCTGCCCGGCCACCGGCTCGCCGCGGCCCGGGCCTGCTACGACCGGATGCGCCTGGAGGCGATCGCCGGCCAGTTTCTGGACCTGCTCGGCGGCGCCCAGCCGGCATGGACCGTGGAGCGTTCCCTGCTCACGATCCGGCTCAAGACCGCCAGCTACACCACCGTGCGTCCGCTGCATTACGGCGCGGCTCTGGCCGGCGCGCCACCGGGCGACAGCCTCCACCGCGCCTACACCGGCTACGGGCTGGCCGTCGGCGAGGCGTTCCAACTCCGCGACGACCTGCTCGGCCTGACCGGCGACCCGGCCGAAACCGGCAAGCCCGTCGGTGACGACAGCGCCGGCCACAAAGCGACCGTCGTCTCGCAGCTGGCCAGGTCCCTCGCCGAAGGACCCGACGGCGACCCGACCCCCAGCCAGACGGCGGCGGCGGTACGGCGAAGTGGCGCGGTCGACCGGGTCGAGGAGATGATCGCCGAGCGGGTCGCCGCAGCCCTGGCGGCGCTCGACCAGACGCCGATCCACCCGGACGCCCGCGCCGCGCTCACCGACCTGGCCAAGATCGCCGCCTGGCGGTCGGCGTGA